One genomic window of Acidobacteriota bacterium includes the following:
- a CDS encoding TrbI/VirB10 family protein, with translation MANWRQLLRPPSGALPGNLVTKAGIGVIAVLLVGLVLSQSGGDSEVDEAGSAGEPGVSGRGVVGQISSRLSQLAEQRQMEEDDRNRRAAAAAGPTGGLPPALPASGLPTTDAGRDDMPLPPTAGEVELRERLRLEALERRARSLRAPSVVQTFRSPDTRAEGARLGDSDGSDPSSWPRAVADLTSEPAAASLPAPPDPAAIADQMHGANAALLAELANGDAADAAPPARTVPGVTGPPVGPTADPVVVTAPSDPAGWERVYEGSVLSAVLVTQLDGDFTGPVLAQVAIPFYSADRQRILVPRGARLLGAAQAVEQQDQGRLAVGFHRLVWPDGRWVDLAFHGLNGIGESALADQVDRHYASMFAAAGAVGVLAGLTLQGSDPYAGGGAGFRAAAGQGLGQSATQILSRFLNRLPTVTVRAGHRLRVWVTSDFLVPRPEPHPERMYRQ, from the coding sequence ATGGCGAATTGGAGGCAACTCCTGCGCCCGCCATCCGGCGCACTGCCGGGCAATCTCGTCACGAAGGCCGGCATCGGCGTCATCGCGGTGCTGCTCGTGGGCCTCGTGCTGAGCCAGTCGGGTGGAGACTCGGAGGTAGACGAAGCTGGCAGCGCCGGCGAGCCGGGCGTCTCGGGGCGAGGAGTGGTCGGGCAGATCAGCTCCCGCCTGTCGCAGCTCGCCGAGCAGCGTCAGATGGAAGAGGACGACCGCAACCGGCGCGCTGCCGCCGCGGCCGGTCCGACGGGCGGGCTCCCGCCCGCGCTGCCCGCCTCGGGGCTTCCGACTACCGATGCGGGACGGGACGATATGCCGCTGCCACCTACGGCCGGGGAGGTCGAGCTGCGGGAGCGGCTGCGGCTGGAGGCGCTCGAACGGCGCGCCCGGTCGCTGCGCGCCCCGAGCGTGGTGCAGACGTTCCGGAGCCCCGACACTCGTGCGGAGGGTGCCAGGCTTGGTGATTCGGACGGCAGCGATCCGTCTTCCTGGCCGCGGGCTGTCGCCGACTTGACGAGTGAGCCTGCCGCGGCGAGCCTGCCGGCCCCACCGGATCCGGCCGCCATCGCCGACCAGATGCACGGCGCCAATGCGGCGCTGCTGGCGGAGCTGGCGAACGGCGATGCGGCGGATGCCGCGCCCCCGGCGCGGACGGTTCCCGGCGTGACGGGACCGCCCGTCGGCCCCACGGCCGATCCGGTCGTCGTCACAGCGCCGTCCGATCCGGCCGGCTGGGAGCGCGTTTACGAGGGGTCCGTGCTGAGCGCCGTGCTGGTCACGCAGCTCGATGGCGACTTCACCGGTCCGGTGCTCGCGCAGGTGGCGATCCCGTTCTACTCCGCCGACCGCCAGCGGATCCTCGTGCCTCGTGGTGCAAGGCTGCTCGGCGCGGCGCAGGCCGTCGAGCAGCAGGACCAGGGACGGCTGGCGGTCGGCTTCCATCGCCTCGTGTGGCCCGATGGCCGCTGGGTGGACCTGGCCTTTCATGGCCTGAACGGAATCGGCGAGAGCGCGCTGGCCGACCAGGTGGACCGGCACTACGCGTCGATGTTCGCGGCGGCCGGCGCCGTGGGTGTCCTCGCCGGGCTGACCCTGCAAGGCTCCGACCCGTATGCCGGCGGCGGGGCTGGCTTCCGCGCCGCGGCAGGGCAGGGCCTCGGCCAGTCGGCGACGCAGATCCTCTCGCGGTTCCTCAACCGCTTGCCGACGGTCACCGTCCGCGCCGGCCACCGGCTGCGCGTCTGGGTGACGTCGGACTTCCTCGTGCCGCGGCCCGAGCCGCACCCGGAAAGGATGTATCGGCAATGA